The following is a genomic window from Syntrophaceae bacterium.
TGCGCTCGCCGACGATCTCCTCTGCGCCGCCGGAGACCCTCCGGTAGAAGCAGGACCGGTATCCCGTGTGGCAGGCCGCCTTGCCGACCTGGTCCACCATCAGGAGGATCGTGTCGTTGTCGCAGTCGATCCGGATCTCCCGCACGAGCTGCACGTGTCCGGACGTCTCGCCCTTGACCCAGAGCTCGCCGCGCGAGCGGCTCCAGTAGGTGGCCTTCCCCGTCTGCAGGGTGTGCTCCCATGAACGCTCGTTCATGTAGGCGAGCATGAGGACCTCCTTGGTCTCGAAGTCCTGGACGACGGCGGGCACGAGGCCGCCGGCCTTCTTGAAATCGGGCTGCACCATGATGACTCGTTCCGTCCCGTTATTTCCCATGCGCCGGGCATCCCGTCCCGGCCGCGTGGAAGCGCAAATGGTAGATAAAGCGGCCGATTTTATCAAGAACTTTTTCTTTTCGCCTTGCCTGCACGCCGTTTTTGTGTTAGAAGACTTGCCGTTCTTTCTCCGGGCTGCGGCCCCGGTCAACAGCCCTCATCTGGAGGTGGAGAGCGATGTCAGTCCTCATCGGCGGCGGCATGTCGGTCCTGCTGGGCCTCGTCCTGCTGATCTTCTGGTACAAGCACTTCCTGACGCTTCTGATGGGGGCCGTGCCGATCCTGCTCATCCTGGGGGGTGCGCTGGCCGTCTACGTCGGTCTCGACGAGCTCAAGGACAAGATCCGGGAGACCCAGGAGAAGGAGAAAGAGGAGCTCAACAGGGCCCGTGCGGAGCTGGAGCGGGCGAAGGCCGAGGCCGACAGGTACCGGGAAGAGCTGGAAAAGCTCAAGGAAACCAAGTAAGGCCGGCGAAAAAGACCTTGACAGGGGAATCGAAATCCCCTATCGGAATAAGCCTGTGAAAAAAACCGGGGCGGAAAGCGTCATGCGTATCCCCTTTTCCAGAAACCCAGCCGTACCCGCCATCCTGCTTCAGTACCCCTACATGTATTGATGCCTGCAGTTCACCCTTCCGGGTGGGCATGCAGGCTTTCCGGAACACCCCGCGCATTCGAAGGACCCGTTTTCAATCGACATCAGCCCCATCGCTATCTGTTTCGGGCTGACACCGGGGTCCGCAGTTGACCGAAACGGACTTCGCATCATCCCAAGGAGGACAGGGCCATGCAAAAGACGACGACAGGGACACGATCCATCATCCTGCTGCTTGCGGCTGCGGTCACTCTCGTTTCGTGGACGGCCGCCGAGGCCGCCACGAGCCTGACCTACAGCATCTTCTTCCCCCCGACGCACGCGCAGGCGAAGGCGGCCGAGGCCTGGGCAAAGGAGGTTGAGAAACGAAGCGGCGGCCAGGTCAAGATCTCCCTCTTCGCGGGCGGGACCCTGACGCCGGCCGACCAGTGCTACGACGGCGTCCTGAAAGGGATTTCCGACATCTGCATGTCGGCCTTCGCCTACACGCGGGGCCGCTTCCCGGCCATGGAGGTCCTGGATCTCCCCCTCGGGTACCCGAACGGGCGGGTGGCCACCCGGGTGGCCAACGACTTCTATCATACCATGAAGCCCAAGGCGCTGGAGAACGTCAAGGTGCTCTACCTGCACGCCCACGGACCGGGGCTGCTGCACACGAAGAAACCCGTCAGGACGCTGGAAGACCTCAAGGGGATGAAGATCCGCTCCACGGGCTTCAGCGCCAAGGTCGTCACCGCCCTGGGAGCCCTCCCCGTGGCCATGCCGCAGGGTGAGACCTACGAGGCGCTCAGCAAGGGCATTGTCGACGGGACGATCGGCCCCATCGAGGTGCTCAAGGGCTGGAAACAGGGCGAGGTGATCAAATCCACCACGGACTGCCACGACGTGGGGTACACGACGGCCTTCTTCGTCGTCATGAACCTCAAGAAGTGGAACACCCTGCCCTCCGATGTCCGCAAGGCCCTCGAGGACGTGAGCCGCGAGTGGGTCGACGTGCACGGCAGGGCCTGGGACGACGCGGACAAGGAGGGGCGTGCCTTCACCCAGAGCCTGGGCAATCAGATCATCCCCCTTTCGGCCCAGGAGAGCGCCCGCTGGAAGAAGGCGGTGCGGCCGACGATCGACGAGTACGTCAAGGAGGCCGAAAGCAAGGGCATCCCGGGCCGCAAGTCGGTCAAGGAAGCCGAAGCCCTCATCGCAAAACACCGCAAGCTCTACAAGTAGTCCGGCTTCGGGGGGACGCACGTGCTTCGTGCCATCGGAAAGACCCTGCATCGGGCGGCGGTCGCACTCAACGGCCTCGCAGCGGCGGCGATCGTGTTCATCATGCTGCTGACCTGTGCCGACGTCGCGTTGCGCTTTTTCGGCCGGCCCATTCCGGGAACCTATGAGCTGGTCGGGTACTTCGGCGCACTCATCGTCGCCTTCGCCCTGGCCTGGACCTCCGTGGAGCGCGGCCACATCGCCGTGGAGATGCTCGTCGACCGGCTCCCGGGACGCCCCCGCGGCCTCGTGGAGGCCCTGGGGTCGATCGCCGGCGCGGCGTTGTTCGGCCTGCTCGCGCGGCAGTGTCTCGTGTATGCCCGCGACCTGATGGAGAGCGGCGACGTGTCCCTGACGCTCGGCATGCCGACGTGGCCCTTCGTCCTCGGGATCGCCGCCGGGTCGGCGATCCTGACGGCGATCCTCCTCACCGACGCCCTGCGGCAGCTTCGGAGGGCTCTCAAGCCATGACTCCGACGGAAGCCGGGATTTGCGGGTTCGTTGCCCTCGTCGCCCTCATGTTCCTGAAGATCCCCGTGGGGTTCGTCATGGCGCTCGTGGGGCTGGCCGGCTTCGCGTATCTGGTCACCTGGGACGCCGCCCTGCACCTGATGGCCCAGGACTTCTTCTCCGTCTTCGGGTCCTACAACCTCACGGTCATCCCCCTGTTCGTCCTCATGGGGCAGCTGGCGCACCACTCCGGGATGAGCAGCCGGCTGTTCCATGCCGCCTACCGCTTCCTCGGGAGCCTGCCGGGCGGGCTGGCCGTCGCCACGATCGGCGCCTGCGCAGGCTTCTCGGCCATCTGCGGCTCCACGAGCGCCACGGCCGCCACGATGGCCGCCGTGGCCCTGCCGGAGATGAAGAAGTACAACTACGACCCGGCCCTGGCGACGGGCGTCGTCGCCGCGGGCGGCAGCCTCGGCATCCTGATCCCGCCGAGCACGATCTTCATCGTCTACGGGATCATGACCGAGCAGTCCGTCGGCAAGCTCTTCCTGGCGGGCGTCGTGCCGGGGGTCCTCATGACGGCCCTGTTCATTGCGACGGTCCTCCTCTGGACCTGGAGGCGCCCGGAGCTGGCCATGCCGGGGTCTCGGTTCACCCTTCGCGAGAAGGTCGCCTCGCTCGCGGGCGTCGTCGAGACGCTCCTGCTCTTCGCGGCCGTCATGGGCGGCCTCTTCATGGGGGTCTTCACCCCGACGGAGGCGGCGGCCATCGGCGCCTTCGGCACCCTGCTGATCGCCCTCATCGGCAGGCATCTGTCCTGGAAAGGGTTTTCCCAGGCCCTCGTCGAGACGACGCGGGTCACCTGCATGATCCTCGTCATCGTGGCGGGGGCCACCGTCTTCGGCCACTTCCTGGCCGTCACACGGATCCCCTTCGACGTGGGCGCCTGGGTCCTCGGGCTCGCCGTGCCGCCCTGGGCCGTCATGGCCATGATCATCCTGATCTACCTCGTCATGGGCTGCCTCATGGACTCGCTCGCCATGATCATGCTGACGATCCCGATCTTCTTCCCCGTCATCACCGCCCTCGGGTTCGACCCGATCTGGTTCGGCGTGATCATCGTGCTCGTCACCGGGATGGGCGTCATCACGCCGCCCGTGGGGATCAACGCCTACGTGGTGGCGGGCGTGGCCCGCGACGTCCCGCTGCAGACCATTTTCCGCGGAGCCCTCAGGCTGCTGGCCGCGCAGATCGCCACGGCCGCCCTGCTCATCCTCTTCCCGCAGATCGCCCTGTGGCTGCCGCGGCTCATGCACTGACCCCGTCGACCGTTTTTCTTTTCGATTGCGCAGGGCGCGAAAAATCCGCATAGTAGCGCACGGGCCCCCAGTAATGCCCTGGAGAAACAGGCCGGTAGCGTTCCATGAGCCCGATTGCGATCGAACTGACTCTTCTTGCCGCAGCGGTTCTTCTTCTCGCCAGCATTCTGGCCAGCAAGGTCTCGGACCGCCTTGGGATCCCCTCTCTGCTGATTTTTCTGGGGATCGGAATGCTGGCCGGTTCCGACGGTCTTGGCGGTATCCATTTCGACGACCCCGCGCTCGCGCAGACCCTGGGGATCATCGCGCTGTGCTACATCCTCTTTGCCGGCGGACTTTCAACCAGCTGGACGAGTGTCCGTCCGGTTCTCGTGCAGGGCGGCCTCCTTGCCACACTGGGGGTTTTCGTCACAGCCGCTCTGGCAGGTTGGTTCACCACGGTCGTGGGAGGGCTCTCTCCTCTCGAGGGGTTCCTGCTCGGTTCGATCATTTCCTCGACGGACGCGGCGGCCGTATTTTCCGTCCTGCGGTCGAGAAGCGTCAGCCTCAAAGGAAACCTGAAGCCCCTGCTGGAACTGGAATCGGGGAGCAACGACCCTATGGCCGTTCTCCTGACGGTCGCCAGCATCAAGCTCCTGCTGCACCCCGGCGAGACCGTGGCCGACCTGATACCCATGATCCTCGTCCAGCTGCTGCTCGGTGCGGGCCTGGGGTACCTGCTCGGCCGCGGGATGGTCCTCCTGATCAACCACATCCGCCTCGAGTATGACGGGCTCTACCCCGTGCTGAGCCTCGCCACGGTTCTTTTGATCTACGGGCTCTCGACGGCCGTCCAAGCAAACGGGTTCCTCGCGGTCTACGCCGCCGGCATCGTGATGGGCAATCACAACTTCATCCACAAGAGGAGCCTTATCCGGTTCCACGACGGGCTGGCCTGGCTCATGCAGATCTCCATGTTCCTCGTGCTCGGACTGCTTGTCTATCCCTCAAAGCTTCCGGGCATCGCAGGCACGGGAATCCTCGTCACGGCCTTCCTGATGCTGGTCGCGAGGCCCGCGGGCGTCTTCGTCAGCCTCATCGGGTCCGGCATGTCCTGCCGGGAGCGTGTGATGGTTGCCTGGGTGGGGCTTCGCGGCGCCGTGCCGATCATTCTTGCAACGTTCCCCCTGCTGGCCGGGATCGCACAGGCGGAAATGATGTTCAACGTTGTTTTCTTCGTCGTGCTGGCTTCGGCCCTTCTGCAGGGAACCTCGATTCCGAGGATAGCCCGTTGGCTCGGCGTGGATGCGCCGATGCAACGGGTTCCCCTCTATCCCATCGAGTGCGAACCCGGCGGTCGGGTACCCTGCGACCTCGTCGACATTGAAGTCAGGGAAGACTATGCGGCGGCGGGAAAGCAGCTCGTGGAGCTCGGGCTGCCCGAGGGGGCCCTCGTGGTGCTCATCAACCGGGGCGAGGAATTCATCATCCCCACGGGGGGAACGATCCTGAACCCCGGGGACCGGCTGCTCTTCCTGGCAGCCGCAGCGCAGCTCGATCAGGCGCGTTCGATCATCGAAGCGCCGCGGGATCAATGAAAGAGATTGTCGCCGCCGCCTGAAGCATTTACACTGGATCCGGTGCGGACAGGATGCGGCTTTTTCGTGTGACCGCGCCGGAGGGAGACGGATCGGCATGTTTTTTCTCGACGACATCGTCATCATCATCGGGCTGTCGGCCGTGGTGCTCTACCTGTGCCACCGCCTCGAGCTGCCCGCCATCGTGGGGTATCTCCTCACGGGGCTGCTGACCGGTCCCTACGGGTTCAGGCTCGTCGGCAACCTCGAGGCCGTCATGATGCTGGCCGAGATCGGCGTCGTGGCCCTGCTCTTCACGATCGGCCTGGAATTCTCCTTCCGCAACCTCGTGCAGCTGCGCCGAACGGCCTTGCTGGGCGGGACCCTGCAGGTGCTGCTCACCCTGCTGGTGGCCGCGGCCATCTCGCACGGCCTCGGCCGGCCCGCGGGGCAGTCGATCTTCATCGGCTTCCTGACGGCCCTGAGCAGCACCGCCATCGTCATGAAGCTCCTGCAGGACCGCGCCGAGGTGGAGACGCCCCACGGCGGCAGCGCGCTGGGCATCCTCATCTACCAGGACCTCATCGTCGTCCCCATGATGCTGCTGCTCCCCTTCCTCGGCGGGGGCGCCGGGGGGAGCACCGATGAATTGCTGATCCTGCTGGGCAAGGAGATCGGCGTCATCCTGGTCCTCGTCGTCGCGGCCAAGTGGGTCGTCCCCTGGACCCTTCGCGAGGTCACCCGGACGGGCAGCCGCGAGCTCTTCCTGCTCACGATCGTGATGATCGGCCTGGCCGTGGCGTGGCTCACCCACGTCGCGGGGCTCTCGCTGGCCGTCGGGGCCTTCCTGGCGGGCCTCGTTATCTCCGAGTCCGAGTACAGCCACCAGGCCATGGGCAACGTCATCCCCTTCCGCGACATCTTCGCGAGCTTCTTCTTCGTCTCCATCGGGATGCTCCTCGATGTCCGCTTCCTCGCCGAGCACCCGGCTTACCTCTTCCTGCTGGCCGCCGGGATCATGC
Proteins encoded in this region:
- a CDS encoding potassium/proton antiporter encodes the protein MSPIAIELTLLAAAVLLLASILASKVSDRLGIPSLLIFLGIGMLAGSDGLGGIHFDDPALAQTLGIIALCYILFAGGLSTSWTSVRPVLVQGGLLATLGVFVTAALAGWFTTVVGGLSPLEGFLLGSIISSTDAAAVFSVLRSRSVSLKGNLKPLLELESGSNDPMAVLLTVASIKLLLHPGETVADLIPMILVQLLLGAGLGYLLGRGMVLLINHIRLEYDGLYPVLSLATVLLIYGLSTAVQANGFLAVYAAGIVMGNHNFIHKRSLIRFHDGLAWLMQISMFLVLGLLVYPSKLPGIAGTGILVTAFLMLVARPAGVFVSLIGSGMSCRERVMVAWVGLRGAVPIILATFPLLAGIAQAEMMFNVVFFVVLASALLQGTSIPRIARWLGVDAPMQRVPLYPIECEPGGRVPCDLVDIEVREDYAAAGKQLVELGLPEGALVVLINRGEEFIIPTGGTILNPGDRLLFLAAAAQLDQARSIIEAPRDQ
- a CDS encoding TRAP transporter large permease, with amino-acid sequence MTPTEAGICGFVALVALMFLKIPVGFVMALVGLAGFAYLVTWDAALHLMAQDFFSVFGSYNLTVIPLFVLMGQLAHHSGMSSRLFHAAYRFLGSLPGGLAVATIGACAGFSAICGSTSATAATMAAVALPEMKKYNYDPALATGVVAAGGSLGILIPPSTIFIVYGIMTEQSVGKLFLAGVVPGVLMTALFIATVLLWTWRRPELAMPGSRFTLREKVASLAGVVETLLLFAAVMGGLFMGVFTPTEAAAIGAFGTLLIALIGRHLSWKGFSQALVETTRVTCMILVIVAGATVFGHFLAVTRIPFDVGAWVLGLAVPPWAVMAMIILIYLVMGCLMDSLAMIMLTIPIFFPVITALGFDPIWFGVIIVLVTGMGVITPPVGINAYVVAGVARDVPLQTIFRGALRLLAAQIATAALLILFPQIALWLPRLMH
- a CDS encoding TRAP transporter substrate-binding protein yields the protein MQKTTTGTRSIILLLAAAVTLVSWTAAEAATSLTYSIFFPPTHAQAKAAEAWAKEVEKRSGGQVKISLFAGGTLTPADQCYDGVLKGISDICMSAFAYTRGRFPAMEVLDLPLGYPNGRVATRVANDFYHTMKPKALENVKVLYLHAHGPGLLHTKKPVRTLEDLKGMKIRSTGFSAKVVTALGALPVAMPQGETYEALSKGIVDGTIGPIEVLKGWKQGEVIKSTTDCHDVGYTTAFFVVMNLKKWNTLPSDVRKALEDVSREWVDVHGRAWDDADKEGRAFTQSLGNQIIPLSAQESARWKKAVRPTIDEYVKEAESKGIPGRKSVKEAEALIAKHRKLYK
- the hisI gene encoding phosphoribosyl-AMP cyclohydrolase; amino-acid sequence: MVQPDFKKAGGLVPAVVQDFETKEVLMLAYMNERSWEHTLQTGKATYWSRSRGELWVKGETSGHVQLVREIRIDCDNDTILLMVDQVGKAACHTGYRSCFYRRVSGGAEEIVGERIFNPKDVYK
- a CDS encoding TRAP transporter small permease, producing MLRAIGKTLHRAAVALNGLAAAAIVFIMLLTCADVALRFFGRPIPGTYELVGYFGALIVAFALAWTSVERGHIAVEMLVDRLPGRPRGLVEALGSIAGAALFGLLARQCLVYARDLMESGDVSLTLGMPTWPFVLGIAAGSAILTAILLTDALRQLRRALKP